From the Streptomyces sp. KMM 9044 genome, one window contains:
- a CDS encoding DUF3152 domain-containing protein — translation MGRHSRRGPAPKDDARPARGTTPPGQGAASGGTGAYGPPTHPAPPGPYGSPGQAARGDGIPAGPGTPAHGAHRFPDGTPAHGFPRLPDGAPAHGVPGAGRGGGHPEQREPGGGWGEVGGRGASAGSADRALPLPGQRQAPPEQPGGRQGPRQDYLDAFGEGDDVFASRRTATARPASGADRAHPADPCAAVTDRSSAPAAGDPVGPDDDAPPTGAPEQGKGAKGRAFAGTAAAAVTTVLAIVVAGQVADERDGSDGLQSQSAPEQAARDVRDPGVNGGADDDRGTSRTEPLTYAQKMDRKFPLSATAEGSGRFDAITGIADGSGKGQKITYRVDVEQGLGLDGALFAEAVHRTLNDNRSWAHNGARTFERIHSGRPDFVITLASPATTAEWCAKSGLDTTVDNVSCDSAATERVMINAFRWARGAATYGDELLAYRQMLINHEVGHRLGYNHVTCDKDGDLAPVMQQQTKFLEHDGISCRPNAWAYPNS, via the coding sequence GTGGGACGCCACAGCCGCCGTGGACCCGCGCCCAAGGACGACGCCCGCCCGGCGCGGGGTACGACGCCCCCGGGGCAGGGGGCGGCCTCCGGCGGAACCGGTGCGTACGGCCCACCCACCCACCCCGCCCCGCCCGGCCCGTACGGCTCACCCGGGCAGGCGGCGCGGGGCGACGGCATACCCGCGGGGCCCGGAACCCCGGCCCACGGAGCGCACCGCTTCCCCGACGGCACGCCCGCCCATGGCTTCCCCCGCCTGCCCGACGGCGCTCCCGCGCACGGCGTTCCGGGAGCTGGCCGTGGCGGCGGCCACCCCGAGCAGCGGGAACCCGGCGGTGGCTGGGGAGAGGTGGGGGGACGTGGCGCGAGTGCCGGGTCGGCCGACAGGGCCCTCCCCCTGCCGGGACAGCGCCAGGCGCCGCCCGAGCAACCGGGCGGGCGACAGGGGCCGCGGCAGGACTACCTCGACGCCTTCGGCGAGGGCGACGACGTCTTCGCGTCACGTCGGACCGCCACGGCCCGCCCGGCCTCCGGCGCGGACCGCGCACACCCCGCAGACCCTTGCGCCGCCGTCACGGACCGGAGCTCCGCCCCGGCCGCGGGGGACCCGGTCGGCCCCGACGACGACGCGCCGCCCACCGGCGCGCCGGAGCAGGGCAAGGGCGCCAAGGGGCGTGCGTTCGCCGGAACCGCGGCCGCCGCCGTCACCACCGTGCTGGCGATCGTCGTGGCCGGCCAGGTCGCCGACGAACGCGACGGTTCCGACGGCCTTCAGTCGCAGTCCGCCCCCGAACAGGCGGCGCGCGACGTCCGGGACCCCGGCGTGAACGGGGGCGCGGACGACGATCGGGGGACCTCCCGCACCGAGCCGCTGACGTACGCGCAGAAGATGGACAGGAAGTTCCCGCTCAGCGCCACGGCCGAGGGCTCGGGGAGGTTCGACGCGATCACCGGCATCGCCGACGGGTCCGGCAAGGGGCAGAAGATCACCTACCGCGTGGACGTGGAGCAGGGACTCGGCCTGGACGGGGCACTCTTCGCCGAGGCGGTGCACAGGACGCTCAACGACAACCGCAGCTGGGCGCACAACGGCGCCCGCACCTTCGAACGCATCCACTCCGGCCGCCCCGACTTCGTCATCACCCTCGCCAGCCCCGCGACGACCGCCGAATGGTGCGCCAAGTCCGGCCTGGACACCACGGTCGACAACGTGTCCTGTGACTCGGCGGCCACCGAACGCGTGATGATCAACGCGTTCCGCTGGGCTCGGGGGGCCGCGACGTACGGCGACGAGCTGCTCGCCTACCGCCAGATGCTGATCAACCACGAGGTCGGCCACCGCCTCGGGTACAACCACGTCACCTGTGACAAGGACGGCGATCTGGCCCCGGTCATGCAGCAGCAGACCAAGTTCCTCGAACACGACGGAATCAGCTGTCGGCCCAATGCCTGGGCGTATCCGAACAGCTGA
- a CDS encoding TetR/AcrR family transcriptional regulator — MTAIEQTETVRPRGTRLPRRARRNQLLGAAQEVFVAQGYHAAAMDDIAERAGVSKPVLYQHFPGKLDLYLALLDQHCESLIQSVRHALASTHDNKQRVRATMDAYFAYVEDDGGAFRLVFESDLTNEPAVRERVDRVTNDCAEAICDVIAEDTGLSRQESMLLASGLGGLAQVVARSWLHSDRSVPRDQAVQLLTSLAWRGIAGFPLHGSEQQL, encoded by the coding sequence GTGACAGCCATCGAGCAGACAGAGACCGTGCGCCCGAGGGGTACACGCCTGCCGCGCCGTGCCCGACGGAACCAGCTGCTGGGCGCCGCCCAGGAAGTGTTCGTCGCGCAGGGTTACCACGCGGCGGCGATGGACGACATCGCCGAGCGGGCGGGCGTCAGCAAGCCGGTGCTCTACCAGCACTTCCCGGGCAAGCTCGACCTGTATCTGGCGCTGCTGGACCAGCACTGCGAGTCGCTGATCCAGTCGGTGCGTCACGCGCTCGCGTCGACGCACGACAACAAGCAGCGCGTACGGGCGACCATGGACGCCTACTTCGCGTACGTCGAGGACGACGGTGGCGCCTTCCGGCTGGTCTTCGAGTCGGACCTGACGAACGAGCCCGCGGTACGTGAGCGGGTCGACCGGGTCACCAACGACTGCGCCGAGGCGATCTGCGACGTCATCGCCGAGGACACCGGGCTGTCGCGCCAGGAGTCGATGCTGCTCGCCTCGGGGCTTGGCGGTCTGGCCCAGGTGGTCGCGCGGTCCTGGCTGCACAGCGACCGCAGCGTGCCGCGCGACCAGGCGGTCCAGCTGCTGACCTCGCTGGCCTGGCGGGGCATCGCCGGATTCCCGCTGCACGGCAGCGAGCAGCAACTCTGA
- a CDS encoding spherulation-specific family 4 protein, which translates to MPHLINRNHPGGPVRPGRPAADGSRPGACRGTSTGTGARTGFGVPGLAHPLLAPAEWNALTRPGGAGPLDWVVLNVADGPGAHPDPSCLEAAGRLRNAGVRILGRLDSAHGLRGLGELIPEAHRFLDWYQADGFLLDRCPAGRAVLPEVRRVVRTLRAIRDDAHIVLGHGTHPHPGHADIADQLVTFSGPWRDYRWSQVAEWTAGHPPERFCHFVHGVPRSRLEEALRIARWQGAATVWFTDRTDHDSNVGPWESLPDYWDDVVSQVGMGVSE; encoded by the coding sequence ATGCCGCATCTGATCAACCGGAACCACCCGGGCGGTCCGGTGCGCCCCGGCCGTCCCGCCGCGGACGGCAGCAGGCCCGGGGCCTGCAGGGGCACAAGCACGGGCACCGGTGCCCGTACCGGCTTCGGGGTGCCCGGTCTGGCGCATCCTCTCCTCGCCCCGGCCGAGTGGAACGCGCTCACCCGCCCGGGAGGCGCGGGCCCGCTGGACTGGGTCGTCCTGAACGTGGCCGACGGACCCGGAGCACACCCCGACCCGAGCTGCCTGGAAGCGGCCGGTCGCCTGCGCAACGCGGGTGTCCGCATTCTGGGCCGTCTCGACTCGGCACATGGTCTTCGGGGCCTCGGCGAACTGATCCCGGAGGCCCACCGTTTCCTCGACTGGTATCAGGCCGACGGGTTCCTCCTGGACCGCTGCCCCGCGGGCCGCGCCGTGCTCCCCGAGGTCCGGCGCGTGGTCCGTACGCTCCGGGCGATCCGTGACGATGCCCACATCGTCCTCGGTCACGGGACCCACCCGCACCCGGGCCACGCGGACATCGCCGACCAACTGGTCACCTTTTCCGGCCCGTGGCGCGACTACCGCTGGTCACAGGTGGCCGAGTGGACCGCCGGTCATCCGCCCGAGCGTTTCTGCCACTTCGTCCACGGAGTGCCCCGGTCGCGTCTGGAGGAGGCGCTGCGCATCGCCCGCTGGCAGGGTGCCGCGACCGTATGGTTCACCGACCGCACCGACCACGACAGCAACGTCGGCCCCTGGGAGTCGCTGCCCGACTACTGGGACGATGTTGTCTCGCAGGTCGGGATGGGTGTCTCGGAATGA
- a CDS encoding DUF3107 domain-containing protein, whose translation MEVKIGVQHAPREIVLESGQSAEEVERVVAEALAGKSQLLSLVDEHGRKILVPADRLAYIEIGEPAPRKVGFGAL comes from the coding sequence GTGGAGGTCAAGATCGGCGTGCAGCACGCGCCCCGCGAGATCGTTCTGGAGAGCGGTCAGAGCGCCGAGGAGGTCGAGCGTGTGGTGGCCGAGGCGCTGGCCGGGAAGTCTCAGCTGCTGAGTCTCGTGGACGAGCACGGCCGCAAGATCCTGGTCCCGGCCGACCGTCTCGCATACATCGAGATCGGCGAGCCGGCCCCGCGCAAGGTGGGCTTCGGCGCGCTGTAG
- a CDS encoding alpha/beta fold hydrolase, with translation MPSTDLPSVPPTTVLSEAAAVRVAEGERLRSVELPGLTLSVRSRPPTREGLPPALHIHGLGGSSQNWSTLMPLLEDAVHSEAVDLPGFGSSPPPDDGNYSIPAHARAVIRYLDVAGRGPVHLLGNSLGGAVATRVAAVRPDLVRTLTLVSPALPELRVQRTAVPTGLLAVPGVAPLFTRITRGWSAEQRVRGVVALCYGDPGQVAPEAFRHAVQEMERRLRLPYFWDAMTRSARGLVNAYTLGGQHGLWRQAERVLAPTLLLYGGRDQLVGFRMAGRAARAFRDSRLVTLPDAGHVAMMEYPEAVAAAFRELLADATDSAEEGDTLEPGAKGAPGSTAGIAADGTAAGGSTADNARG, from the coding sequence ATGCCTTCGACCGACCTGCCGTCCGTGCCGCCCACGACCGTTCTTTCCGAAGCGGCTGCCGTGAGGGTCGCCGAGGGTGAGCGTCTCAGGTCGGTCGAACTTCCGGGCCTCACCCTGTCCGTGCGGTCGAGACCGCCCACGCGCGAAGGTCTCCCGCCCGCACTCCACATCCACGGGCTCGGGGGGTCGTCGCAGAACTGGTCGACGCTGATGCCCCTCCTGGAGGACGCTGTTCACAGCGAGGCCGTCGACCTTCCCGGCTTCGGCAGCTCGCCGCCGCCGGACGACGGCAACTACTCGATCCCGGCGCACGCCCGCGCGGTGATCCGCTATCTCGACGTGGCCGGGCGCGGCCCCGTACACCTCCTGGGCAATTCGCTCGGCGGCGCGGTCGCCACCCGTGTCGCCGCCGTACGCCCCGATCTCGTCCGGACGCTCACGCTCGTGTCACCGGCCCTTCCCGAACTGCGCGTACAGCGCACCGCCGTGCCGACGGGACTGCTGGCGGTGCCCGGGGTGGCCCCGCTGTTCACCCGGATCACCCGGGGATGGTCGGCGGAGCAGCGCGTCCGCGGCGTCGTGGCGCTCTGCTACGGGGATCCCGGGCAGGTGGCACCGGAGGCGTTCCGCCACGCCGTGCAGGAGATGGAGCGGCGGCTGCGGCTGCCGTACTTCTGGGATGCCATGACCCGCTCCGCGCGGGGCCTCGTCAACGCGTATACTCTCGGCGGTCAGCACGGGCTGTGGCGCCAGGCCGAGCGGGTGCTCGCGCCGACCCTGCTGCTGTACGGCGGACGGGACCAGCTCGTCGGCTTCCGGATGGCCGGGCGCGCGGCCCGCGCGTTCCGGGACTCCAGGCTGGTCACCCTGCCTGATGCGGGGCATGTGGCGATGATGGAATACCCCGAGGCGGTGGCCGCTGCGTTCCGTGAACTCCTCGCGGATGCAACGGATTCGGCGGAGGAGGGGGATACTTTGGAGCCGGGCGCGAAGGGCGCCCCGGGCTCGACCGCCGGTATCGCCGCGGACGGGACCGCCGCCGGCGGGTCAACCGCCGACAACGCGAGGGGCTGA
- a CDS encoding NAD-dependent epimerase/dehydratase, with product MRVLLIGANGYLGRFVADRLLADPAVQLTALGRGDDADVRFDLATGSPGALTRFLDAVHPGVVVNCAGTTRGGARDLTRHNTVAVATVCEALRRSGCGARLVQIGCGAEYGPSQPNSSTAEDAVPRPGGPYGVSKLAATELVLGSGLDAVVLRVFSPAGPGTPAGSPLGRLAEAMRRAMQSGDGELKLGGLGVQRDFVDVRDVARAVHAASLSAAQGVINIGSGRAVRLRDVAGVLARVAGYSGALNELDGPLGTHLSHSAHGGHGGHTGQPPHPRSAIGHPRGESDQHTAAVAFPYPDGCGNWQQADVRTARDRLGWRPRINLEESLADIWMEAACRI from the coding sequence ATGAGAGTCCTGCTGATCGGAGCCAACGGCTACCTCGGCCGCTTCGTCGCCGACCGCCTGCTCGCCGACCCGGCCGTCCAGCTCACCGCTCTCGGTCGCGGCGACGACGCGGACGTCCGCTTCGACCTCGCCACCGGCAGCCCCGGCGCGCTCACCCGCTTCCTCGACGCCGTACACCCCGGCGTCGTGGTCAACTGCGCCGGCACCACCCGCGGCGGAGCCCGCGACCTCACCCGGCACAACACCGTCGCCGTGGCCACCGTCTGCGAGGCCCTGCGCCGCAGCGGCTGCGGCGCCCGGCTCGTGCAGATCGGCTGCGGCGCCGAGTACGGCCCCAGCCAGCCCAACTCCTCCACGGCGGAGGACGCCGTCCCCCGCCCCGGCGGCCCGTACGGAGTGAGCAAGCTCGCCGCGACCGAACTCGTCCTCGGCTCCGGCCTGGACGCCGTGGTCCTGCGGGTCTTCTCGCCCGCGGGCCCCGGCACCCCCGCCGGTTCGCCGCTCGGCCGCCTCGCCGAGGCCATGCGCCGTGCCATGCAGTCCGGTGACGGGGAACTGAAGCTCGGCGGCCTCGGCGTCCAGCGCGACTTCGTCGATGTCCGGGACGTGGCCCGAGCCGTCCACGCGGCCTCGCTCTCCGCCGCGCAGGGCGTCATCAACATCGGTTCGGGCCGCGCCGTCCGCCTGCGGGACGTCGCCGGGGTGCTCGCCCGGGTGGCCGGGTACAGCGGCGCCCTGAACGAGCTCGACGGCCCGCTCGGCACCCACCTCTCCCACTCCGCGCACGGCGGGCACGGCGGGCACACGGGGCAACCCCCGCATCCGAGGTCGGCCATCGGGCACCCCCGCGGCGAGTCCGACCAGCACACGGCCGCGGTCGCGTTCCCCTACCCGGACGGCTGCGGCAACTGGCAGCAGGCGGACGTGCGCACCGCGCGCGACCGGCTCGGCTGGCGGCCCCGGATCAATCTCGAGGAGTCCCTCGCCGACATCTGGATGGAGGCGGCATGCCGCATCTGA
- a CDS encoding alpha/beta hydrolase, with amino-acid sequence MTRCVRWTALAACAALLTAGCSGGSSDDGPDGSGDQDRSGGTSIDWGRCEASGDTPAPGEEWQCGTLEVPLDWSDPDGRTIGLALIRAKATGDDRLGSLLFNFGGPGGSGVSGMPSYAATASQLRGRYDLVSWDPRGVAASEGIRCRDDEEIQAAESVDFTPDTPAERQAYLADAADFGKGCQESAGELLAHVSTTDTARDMDRIRQALGDDRLNYFGISYGTELGGVYAHLFPKKVGRLALDAVVDPTADTVGHAQNQARGFQRALDNYLKSTGRDPEQGSRETAELLDRIDAAPLPTSSQGRELTQSLALTGIVLPLYSRTSWPVLTSALEAAEEGDGSELLALADGYNERDASGKYGTTTHSQRAISCLDDKQRMTAAETEELLPEFERISAVFGPFLGWDTAGWCHDWPVSGQHDNPEVSAPGAAPVLVIGNTGDPATPYEGARRMADELGEGVGTVLTWKGEGHGAYGSGSDCVDSTVNAYLLDGTVPKDGRVCS; translated from the coding sequence ATGACGCGTTGCGTACGGTGGACGGCTCTGGCGGCCTGTGCCGCGCTGCTGACGGCAGGATGCAGCGGCGGCTCCTCCGACGACGGTCCGGACGGTTCCGGCGACCAGGACAGGAGCGGCGGGACGTCGATCGACTGGGGGCGCTGCGAGGCCTCCGGGGACACGCCCGCACCCGGTGAGGAATGGCAGTGCGGCACTCTCGAGGTGCCGCTCGACTGGTCGGACCCGGACGGCAGGACGATCGGGCTGGCGCTGATCCGGGCGAAGGCCACGGGGGACGACCGCCTCGGATCCCTGCTGTTCAACTTCGGCGGCCCCGGCGGCTCCGGCGTGTCCGGGATGCCTTCCTACGCCGCTACCGCCTCGCAGCTGCGCGGGCGGTACGACCTGGTGAGCTGGGACCCGCGCGGGGTGGCCGCCAGTGAGGGCATCCGCTGCCGGGACGACGAGGAGATCCAGGCGGCCGAGTCGGTGGACTTCACCCCGGACACCCCGGCCGAAAGGCAGGCGTACCTCGCGGACGCCGCCGACTTCGGGAAGGGCTGCCAGGAGTCGGCCGGCGAGCTGCTGGCCCATGTGTCGACCACCGACACCGCTCGTGACATGGACCGCATCCGGCAGGCTCTGGGTGACGACAGGCTCAACTACTTCGGGATCTCCTACGGCACCGAACTCGGCGGCGTCTACGCCCACCTGTTCCCGAAGAAGGTGGGACGGCTGGCTCTCGACGCGGTGGTCGACCCGACCGCCGACACGGTGGGGCACGCCCAGAACCAGGCCCGTGGATTCCAGCGCGCGCTGGACAACTATCTGAAGTCCACGGGCCGGGACCCCGAGCAGGGGTCGCGTGAGACAGCGGAGCTGCTGGACCGGATCGACGCCGCGCCGCTGCCGACGTCCTCGCAGGGGCGTGAGCTGACCCAGTCGCTGGCGCTGACCGGCATCGTCCTCCCGTTGTACAGCCGGACCAGCTGGCCGGTGCTGACCAGTGCCCTGGAGGCGGCCGAGGAGGGCGACGGCTCGGAGCTGCTGGCGCTGGCCGACGGCTACAACGAACGGGATGCCTCGGGGAAGTACGGCACGACGACCCACTCACAGCGGGCCATATCGTGCCTGGACGACAAGCAGCGGATGACGGCGGCCGAGACGGAGGAACTGCTGCCGGAGTTCGAGCGGATATCGGCGGTGTTCGGCCCGTTCCTCGGCTGGGACACGGCCGGCTGGTGCCACGACTGGCCGGTCTCCGGTCAGCACGACAACCCGGAGGTGAGCGCGCCGGGTGCCGCGCCGGTGCTGGTGATCGGCAACACCGGCGATCCAGCCACCCCGTACGAGGGCGCGCGGCGGATGGCGGACGAGCTGGGCGAGGGCGTGGGAACCGTGCTCACCTGGAAGGGCGAGGGCCACGGCGCGTACGGCAGTGGGAGCGACTGTGTCGACTCCACTGTGAACGCGTATCTGCTGGACGGCACGGTGCCGAAGGACGGCCGGGTCTGCTCATGA
- the moeZ gene encoding adenylyltransferase/sulfurtransferase MoeZ: MSLPPLVEPAAELTVDEVRRYSRHLIIPDVGMAGQKRLKNAKVLFVGAGGLGSPGLMYLAAAGVGTLGIVEFDEVDESNLQRQIIHSQADIGRPKAESARDTIKGINPYVNVVLHEERLEADNVMGLFGDYDLIVDGTDNFATRYLVNDACVLLNKPYVWGSIYRFDGQASVFWSEHGPCYRCLYPEPPPPGMVPSCAEGGVLGVLCASIGSIQANEAIKLLAGIGEPLVGRLMIYDALEMQYRQVKVRKDPDCAVCGENPTVTELIDYEAFCGVVSDEAQAAAAGSTITPKQLKEWIDDGENIEIIDVREPNEFEIVSIPGARLIPKNEFLMGGALESLPQDKKIVLNCKTGVRSAEVLAVLKSAGFADAVHVGGGVVGWVNQIEPAKPIY, translated from the coding sequence GTGTCGTTGCCACCCCTGGTCGAGCCGGCCGCCGAGCTCACCGTAGACGAGGTCCGCAGGTACTCCCGCCACCTGATCATCCCCGACGTGGGGATGGCCGGGCAGAAGCGGCTGAAGAACGCCAAGGTGCTGTTCGTCGGCGCCGGTGGCCTGGGTTCGCCGGGGCTGATGTATCTGGCCGCGGCGGGCGTGGGCACGCTCGGCATCGTGGAGTTCGACGAGGTCGACGAGTCGAACCTGCAGCGACAGATCATCCACAGCCAGGCCGACATCGGCCGGCCCAAGGCCGAGTCCGCGCGCGACACGATCAAGGGCATCAACCCCTACGTGAACGTGGTCCTCCACGAGGAGCGCCTCGAGGCCGACAACGTGATGGGCCTCTTCGGCGACTACGACCTCATCGTCGACGGCACGGACAACTTCGCGACCCGCTACCTGGTCAACGACGCGTGCGTGCTGTTGAACAAGCCCTACGTCTGGGGCTCGATCTACCGCTTCGACGGCCAGGCCTCCGTGTTCTGGTCCGAGCACGGCCCCTGCTACCGCTGCCTCTACCCGGAGCCCCCGCCCCCCGGCATGGTTCCCTCCTGCGCAGAGGGCGGCGTCCTGGGTGTGCTGTGCGCGTCCATCGGCTCCATCCAGGCCAACGAGGCCATCAAGCTCCTCGCCGGTATCGGTGAGCCGCTGGTCGGCCGCCTGATGATCTACGACGCCCTGGAGATGCAGTACCGCCAGGTCAAGGTCCGCAAGGACCCCGACTGCGCGGTCTGCGGCGAGAACCCGACCGTCACCGAACTCATCGACTACGAGGCCTTCTGCGGCGTCGTCTCCGACGAGGCCCAGGCGGCAGCCGCCGGCTCCACGATCACTCCCAAGCAGCTCAAGGAATGGATCGACGACGGCGAGAACATCGAGATCATCGACGTCCGCGAGCCGAACGAGTTCGAGATCGTCTCCATCCCCGGCGCCCGGCTGATCCCGAAGAACGAGTTCCTCATGGGCGGCGCCCTGGAGAGCCTCCCGCAGGACAAGAAGATCGTCCTGAACTGCAAGACGGGCGTCCGCAGTGCGGAAGTCCTCGCGGTCCTGAAGTCCGCGGGCTTTGCCGACGCCGTCCATGTCGGCGGCGGCGTCGTCGGCTGGGTCAACCAGATCGAGCCGGCCAAGCCGATCTACTGA